A stretch of DNA from Micromonospora sp. NBC_01813:
GCATCGTCCGGAACCGGGCGATGATGCCTTCGGTCATGTCCATGGCGATCGAGATCGCCGTCCCCTGGACGGTGGCCGCCACGGTCATCAGCAGGATCGCCGGTGCCACGTAGTTGGCGTACGCGGCACGCCCGGCGGCCGCGCCGTCGCTCACCGTACCGCCGAGCCCGGCGCCGAGGGTGCCGCCCAGCACGTAGACGAACAGCAGCAGAAAGACGACGGGCATCGCGACGAGTGTCACGGTCATCGACGGGTAGCGCAGCATTCGTTTGAGGTTGCGGCGCAGCATCGTGGCCGAGTCACGCAGCGGGTGCAGGCGCAGGGGTGCCGGAGCCGGGCCGGCGAAGGCATGGGTGCTCATCGGGTGGTCACCTTCTCGTGGGTGGGGTTGCCGGTGAGGGCGAGGAAGACGTCGTCCAGGTCGGGGGTGTGCACGGACAACTCCTCCACCTCGATGGCCTGCTCGTCGAGCCGGCCGATCAGGTTCTTCAGCGACCTCAGGCTGCCGTCGCTGGGCACCCGCAGGGCGAGCGCGTCGCCGTCGGACGAGGCCTCACTCAGTACGCCTCGGGCCGCGTCGAGGCGTCGCGGGTCGGCGAACCGCAGGCGGACGTGGCCGCCGGGGAGGCGCCGTTTCAACTGCTCGGCAGTTCCCTCCGCGACCACCTTGCCCTGGTCGAGGAGGGCGATCCGGTCCGCCAACTGGTCCGCTTCCTCCAGGTACTGGGTGGTCAGGAAGATGGTCACGCCGCCGGCTACCAGGTCCCGGACGATCTGCCACATGTCGCGGCGGCTGCGCGGGTCCAGCCCGGTGGTCGGCTCGTCGAGGAAGATCACTTGTGGGCTGCCGACCAGGGTCATCGCCAGATCGAGCCGCCGCAGCATGCCGCCGGAGTAGGTCATCGCCGGCTTGCTCGCCGCCTCGGTCAGCCCGAACCGTTCGAGCAGTTCGGCGGCACGGCTGCGGCCGACGCCGCGGGCCAGGTGGTGCAGGTCCGCCATCAGCCGTAGGTTCTCCGTACCGGTGAGCAGTTTGTCCACTGCGGAGAACTGACCGGTGACGCCGATCGCGGCGCGGACGGCGTCCGGCTCGCGGGCGAGATCGTGCCCGGCGACCCGGACCTCGCCGGCGTCGGCCTTGAGCAGTGTGGAAAGAATCTTGACAGCGGTGGTCTTGCCGGCGCCGTTCGCGCCGAGCAGCGAGAAGACCGTTCCCTGCGGCACGGTCAGGTCGAGACCGTCGAGCACGATCTGGTCGCCGAACGATTTCCGCAGCCCGGTTGCGACGATCGCCGGCCGGGACGGTGTGCTGGCCATGGTTGCCCTTTCTGGAGGGTCAGAGGTCAGGATCGCCGGATGGTGATGTCACCGCAGGAGGTACGGCCACGGATCTCGACGGTCAGGTCGGAGTCGTCCGGCCCGGTCGTGTCGTCCAGTTCGTTGCGTACCTGGCCGAAACTGGTGTTGACGTCGAGCCAGGCGGCGGTGCCTTCGGCGATGCCGAGGTCCAGGTCGCCCATGGCGGTGCCGAGGGTGATCGAGCCGCGGACCACTTCGCCGACCCGGATGCCGCCGTTGGAGGTCTTCGCGTCGACGCCTGCGCCGGCCCGACCGATGTCGATGGTGCCGTTGGCGCTGCGCACCCGCACATCGCCGGTGACCGCTTCGAGGGCGATGTCGCCGTTGGAGTTCTTGATCTCCACGGCGCCATCCACCGCGCCGATCTGAATCCGGCCGGAGGAAGTGGAGATCTCGGCATCGCCCGCGACCCCGGCGACGGTGAGGTCACCGAATCCGGTGTGCAGGCGCAACGGGCCGGTTCGGTC
This window harbors:
- a CDS encoding DUF4097 family beta strand repeat-containing protein, whose amino-acid sequence is MSIELPSGSEVSGELQVGDIRCVGRLGQGRLKTAAGNVWLDRTGPLRLHTGFGDLTVAGVAGDAEISTSSGRIQIGAVDGAVEIKNSNGDIALEAVTGDVRVRSANGTIDIGRAGAGVDAKTSNGGIRVGEVVRGSITLGTAMGDLDLGIAEGTAAWLDVNTSFGQVRNELDDTTGPDDSDLTVEIRGRTSCGDITIRRS
- a CDS encoding ATP-binding cassette domain-containing protein; translated protein: MASTPSRPAIVATGLRKSFGDQIVLDGLDLTVPQGTVFSLLGANGAGKTTAVKILSTLLKADAGEVRVAGHDLAREPDAVRAAIGVTGQFSAVDKLLTGTENLRLMADLHHLARGVGRSRAAELLERFGLTEAASKPAMTYSGGMLRRLDLAMTLVGSPQVIFLDEPTTGLDPRSRRDMWQIVRDLVAGGVTIFLTTQYLEEADQLADRIALLDQGKVVAEGTAEQLKRRLPGGHVRLRFADPRRLDAARGVLSEASSDGDALALRVPSDGSLRSLKNLIGRLDEQAIEVEELSVHTPDLDDVFLALTGNPTHEKVTTR